ACATATTCTCGTATGTGTGCAATTTGATGTTAGATACTATGACAGGGTTGTTTCTTTGTAAAACTTGTATTCACTTGCAACTTTGTATTAAGCTCATATACATTTGTATCATTTGATTTTGCAGTGAGAACgatttgtgttaaaatgtggtggaaataataacaaataccCTTCACTGGCAAACTTTATAATACATGCCTATCTCACCTGTAGCATGCCCACAATCTCCACCTTGttgaagaagatgaaggagtGCAGGGTGGACAGCATGTTTTCCTCAAAAACAGAGGGTGTGGGCAGCACCATGTCCTGAATATACTGCACCCGATACGTCTGGTGTATTTTCTGACGCAGTTCAGGATCAGAGATGGGGATCACCTCCTTAAAGCGGGCTGTCTTTGTTAGAAACTCCCTATGCCGCCGTGGCTGCGGGAGAGCTGGGTCAAACTCCAGACAACCAATGACGTCCATAATGCATTCATCAGAGAACATAACCTCAAAGAGTGCAGTACGATTGAGCAGGAAGATGCCTTTAATGATTTCATACAGGTGGTGCAgtccctctctgttttccaaATCCTCACACACACGGAATAGTTCCAGGAGCTTGCGAATGTAGCCCTCGTTCTCCACAGCCAGTGCCAGTTTCTCGCGCCGCAGTGGTGATGGGAGTGAGGAAGCCACCAGCTCAGCCAGGTCCTCCAAGCGGTTCAGTTCACATGGTGGCAACTCCAAACCTGGCGACGACATGTCGTCAAAGCGTTCCTCCTCAGACTCATCCACCACATCCTGGGTGATATCCACTGATGGGTCCTTTCCCTGCACCTTAACAATGAGTCAAACATATGAGTGATGTAGGATGTGACTTGTAACAGAAATCCCTATCACCCGggacactcaaacacacttgatatcaaatgcatgcacacatggagcagacaaacaaacacccacacaaagaGAAGAGCAGTACCTGGCATATTTTCTCCCAGATTTCATCACAGCCAGCCTTCTCCTGGAAGCTGAGTGCCAGATCATAATTTTCAGCCTCTGACCATACTATCAATGTATcctttccaaaagaaaaaaaagccaatttaCAATTGCACATAGATAAGGAAAATCCATATTCTACATGAGTATACTGCACCATGCTATGTGCTGACCTGTTGTTTCTGGTAGGCTGTGTTTGGATTGATTTTGGACTCCAGCAGTAGGGAACCTGtcaggttaaaaacaaaggTGGCCCATAAGTTTTGTCAAAATTAATTCCATGTCGGAGTGTAAATTAGGTTAGGGTATGAGCTACATACAAGTGAGGGTTACATGCATGATTCCAGCTGATACAGCTGgttaaaatacaacaaagtcCGTATGGAAGCAATCGTTCACGTGGTTATTATTGATCAACTATTACGGTggccaaaacactgcaggtaATCTCTAATTCGCCTTACCATCACTCTCTGCTCGCACCAGTAGAGACGTGCCTTTCAAACGCTCCACATAGCCCGAGGAGACGTGCCCGGTCCCACGGTCATCCCACTGTCTGTCCTCATTGAGGGTATAGACTTTGACTCGTCGACGAGTGTCCGTCATCCTGGCAGTTAGTTGTAACCGGTTTCCCCCTCCCGGACCTTCTTGACGTTTACAGGGTGTCTGCTTCACCTAGTAACGCCACAACTTCAATTCACTTTTTACTTAACTTCACTAGCGTCAGGGGGGTCAACCAGGCTAACAGTTCTTTGAAGAATCGTGACAGTGAAATACCTGGACGAGTATCTAGGAATATTCCCCGATCGATTCTGCAGTTACAACTACAATATCTGATTATTTTAACGTGCTGCCTCAAAACTTATCTCGCCGGGGTTATAGGCAACGCGCCACACAAAATCAGCTTACAGACCATTGTAGCAAGCTAACGACAGTCTAATTTACAGTGCGGAGGGCATTGACGTTAGCTACCGTGTTAATCTACAAAACAAGGGCTGACAGACATGGCAAAGTCCTAGCACACAGTCGAGAGGGGAGTATTCAGAATAAGCCCCACCGTTACGATCTCTGTCTCCCAAAACACTCTACCTGCTTGTTAGTACACTTTGTACGCTTGCGGGCAACGTTTGTCAGTTGCGTTAGCTAGCAAACCTAACGAGTTAACTAGCTAGCTTGTACGCTAACTGCCTACGCTCCACATATTCAATATTAAACAACTATTTGAAGCAAAATTACCAGAGCTGTGCACCGATAACATTATTTCACACTTGCGGACCGCAGACACCGTGTTTACCCTGGACCAATGTTTCCAATTGTGTCTGAATAATACGCcagctagctagcgttagctgctATTTCTTCCCCAAGTCTTCCGCCATGTTCTGGCTCGGGGCCGCGGAGAGACCGCTCTCTCCTTACTGGTATTCATGCATTCCCCAAAATTATGCAAACCAACAAACTGTAGTCGTATAATTTCTTCAATGTTGCGCTTTACATTATAATGCTATTTGCCATTCATTCCCGACGTCTTGCTCAGATAATTGCTAACTGCCCCCCCGTGAGTATTCAGCCATCTTGGGTCCCTTCAGAGTCAGTACGGGGTTTCCAGCACAGCAACAACAGGGCAGCCCGCCACATTTAAAGAGACAGTAGCATAACAGAAATGAAATTTCACTTCTAATGGTGATCAGCAGACATTACTCGTGGAGAGGCTTTTGCAACATCATTCATCCGATATCTTTTATATAGATAACTTACCATCCAGCCACTCTCATCATATTGATCCGCTAGTCCAATCATTTGACACATACTTGGATCCACAGAGTTGTAGATATTTGTCGACCAGCAATTTCTATACTGAGACACTGAATTAACAGGGAAATGTATTTCTCATTGTGCCAACAGTTACATATGCACGAGTGGAGACCAGTCAGAGaacattagttttattttgtttgaatcaaataaaacagcaacaggAATAGTTGAAATCAGATCCTACACAAACGCAAAATGTTTacaaaaacagtattttacACGATGGTAGGCTATAATAACAAAAGTAATAACAGatgaaatatggaaaataaatcttCTGGGATCAGTTAAATGAATGGGTAAGTCAGTCTGCAGACATTTATctcattcaaaaacaaatcacctgctttaaaaaagtaaaggtatataaaaaaaaaacatcacataacTTAGGGAAACTGAAAGTACACTACTAAAAATTTGACtaaccaaaatgttttttaatctaTCCTGAGGAGCGTTTCTCCGAGCAGGGATCCCTCTCCATCAATAAGTTAGTCCTTGCAGCCATTAGACCCACTCTCATCATAGtgtaacaaattaaaaacacgCTGCCAAGCACGACTCCATTTCTATATAAAGCCCAAAATTTCTGATTTTACCCCCTTTTCAAACCCCATCCTTTCCCAATGTACAGTAAAGTCCTTCAAAGTGTGTGTAGCAGAAAACTCCTCACTGATGCCTTTACTTTGCTGCCTGCTGAGCCTGACGCCGCAGCAGGACATATATCTTTTCCTTGATCCAGTCTTTGTTGTATGGTTGGTATGTTTGAGTGTCAGCTCTGTACCTGTGTACaaatgaaaattatattttttactgGAAGCGATCAACACATTCAATGCAAGGttggttttcattcaaatcaacaGGAGATTACCAGCCAAATCATACTTACACAAGACAGCTCAGATCTGCCAAGTCGTCAATAAAGTCAAACAACTGACTAATGTCATAAGTGATGGAGGGACTgtttggattcatcctcttaAGATGTTCTTCATACATTTTGCAAACACCTGGAAGGGAGGTGCAAGACATGCTGAATGGAAGCAAAACCATTTCCAAGTGTGTGCATCAAAAGAAAATTGATAGTTGTCACAACAATGTAACAAGGTTAATTCAAGAGACAGTAAAGTCAATAACAACACTACAGATTTCCCTAAAAGGGGAGAGTGACAGGAGAAATAAGAAAGGATTAATAAAAGGAATGAAATCATGAAACTGAATTGATAAATCTTGACAACCAACTAATTGTTTTGCCACATTGGGCATCTATGATAAACAGAAGTTAGCAGTGATGACTCTGGTGGCACTCTGTAGTTCAACAGACTAGGTTGCAgctgaaatattatatatatatgcatatattatACAACTCCAGTTTATTGTGCACATTGTGTGTTCCAACATGTCACACTTACCattcaataacaaaaaaattacaaaataagtataaaaacatttatactTAACATTGTTATACACATGCACTAAAAGGCTTTCCCATTGGCTCACACAGATCATAAACTGTAAATAGTCTTAGAGATAAGAGATAGAGATAAATAAGATATTTAGTGAGCTTACACTCCAAATGATGACACCAAGCCATTACTATGCTTCTAgcaaaaattaaattaaattaaattatttcagTGGCCTCTCTGAGGAATACTattgaaaaaaagatgtaatGGTGCTAATAGCAATATGATTTTAGGCTACTTATTACAACAAAAGGTAAAGATAAAATAGCACCGTGACTTAATAGTGAAAACTATTGAATAGCTGAAGACTCACCTTCCATACATTCATTCACTGACTCATAGTCAGCGTATGTGCGGCCCTCAGGTCTCTTGGTTGGTTGGACAAGCAAAATTGTATGCGACTgtaaaaatgattaataatatttaatacacACAATAATGTGATATCACACCACATCAcctggatatatatatatatatatatatatatacacacacacacacacacacacaggcagttttgtgtttttttctctgataCATAAAGCATTACGTGTAACCTTAACCCAGAGGTTTTCACACAGGAGGAAAACGCTAGTTTTTTAGCAAGACTGTAACGTTAACGTAATAGCTAGTTTTTCACAAAAGATCCCACATACTTTATTCATGTGTAGACTAACATACAGAGATGAGTAATTTAAGCGTTAACGTCAACACAAGTGttaaaagcaacagaaaaaaatggacaaaataaacGTTAGCCTCGTAGGTTTTCTTAGCTAACGTTATGGTGGATTAACAGGACCTAATATAGCTAACACTGCGAGTTTTACCTATTAAAACGTGAAACAAACAACACCCTTACCATGCTTGTGCTGACCGCAGACCCTGTCTATTTATTGAGaatgcaaaactgcaaaaaaaatcgTTGTTTATTGCTTCTTAATGCCCTGTGCGATGTAGCtgtttgaagaaaaatatgCAGGGGAAATGAAAGAAGTCCTTTTCCGGTTGTAAAGTGAAgtgtcttcaaaataaagtttttgtttcaaaataaaagtctattaataatatataaaaatgcctcatatttcataaactgatcatatgttttgtgtgcaaaatcCTAATCTGCAGTGTAGCAAAtaactaaagctgttaaataatgtaatggagtaagtacaatatttgcctctgaaatgtaatggagtagaagtagaaagtagaaatataaaattaCCAATAGTTTAATAAAAAGATTGTCATGTTAAAGTAGAGTGATTTTTTTAGAGACATTGCAAGAGCTGATGGAGATAAAAATAAACCACACCAGTTTTTTTCAAGGTTACCAGATAGCGGAAATTTTATTGGTTAGGTTCATGATTTAACTTGGGTaatcacatttacattattGTAGTTTAGTCCTGATCTATAAGgtgaaatacataaatgaatatattgcgcttcacaaacaaaatgccaaagatcaaaaagataataaaatcaGAACCATGATTTGGGATCATATCAGTTAAAATGTGAGgctatttaaataattttaatgTAAAGTGTGATGTTTAAATGAAAGATAGGATGTGGTAAGTTTTacaatatgtgtttgtgcacgtcTTCATATATGTTAATACTACGTGTGTACAAATATCATATGATTAGCTTGGTTATGCCCTTGCCCTCAGAGTACCCCTGGGTGACCCTCTCCTTGGGGTCCCTCTGCGAGGTGCAGGTGGAGGCTCCCTCACCACACCCCCGCACTCTCTCTGGCATGCTTCCAAGGACACAAAGTTATTGGCATTGCCCTGGCAGTTTCCATACCAGAACTCTGTACATTTGCCAGGGCCTGAGTCATAGTAGAAGCGGACCTTCCAGGTATCACAGGGGCCCTCGTCACGAGGCAGGGAGCACACATTACTAGTGGATGGAGGGGCAGGAGGTAATGCGTCCTGCTaagggagagggacagaaagaaagagaaagtaaatATTCCTGCATATATACAGACATAGTAGGTAAAGAGGGACTATTTAAGGGATCGTTTTAAAAGGGGGTATTCCAGTGATATACAATTGTGCTTGGGGgacttgtgagagacagagtaaAACTTCAACGATCAAAacagaggccaagatatccaAATTTTTTGTCGCTATTGCTctgaaaacactggatccttcgcttcccatgatgcaactcaatagcGTCTTTCATTAGACTGTCCCTGCCTGGTGAAAGTCCACATGTTTCAAACACCACACCCTTGATTTGAAACAACTTTAATAAGTTAATTGAAACAAGATGAGAAACGGATATGATTCCTACCGCAGTGGTTTGGTACTCAGGACATCCAGCCCTTCCAAATCCTTGAGCTGGAGTCACCCCATCCAAACAACAGCCGTACCTAAGAAAGACAGAGATTTTTGAATGTTGCAAACACTTTATTGAGCCAATATGCCATTTCATTTATGTCATATATTGTTTACAAGAATGGCATCCAGGAAGCTGTATTACCTGGTGCGGACACAGTCATCTTGGGAGCAGCCCTCGTTCCTGGGCCCCGTGGCTGAGGTATGGCCGTCAGGACAGCAGCCATAGAATGACTGGGCACAGTGAGGACCAATCACTGAGGGGTAGGGTTCATACCTAATGTCTGTATGTGGCCTGGAAGCTAAAgcaagtaaacacaaacaaaactcaaacaaGCATACTGCTACATAGGGTACATGCCATAGACCTGAGAAAATGTTTATCCTTTTTTTGAAGGTTTAGGATTAAATGTGGTAGTAATTAAGTTTGGATGGATATTTTTTAGAATCTAAATATGTCTTATGgtattaaaagaaacacattggCCTTTATGTTTGTGAACGAGGGGCAAGAAAGCAATGCGAAAGCAGTGCAATCACGGGCTAGACAGCAGCAATTACAACATAAGGGCACATTTTCTTTACTGCCCGAGGATGAATTCACTCAAAAATAATCTGAGTAACACCTGAGCTCAAATGACTAGTTGCGCactcattttttaaattctttgtACATCTTCTTTACTACTGCTTTGgctacacatatacacatataaaataatTGCATGTTCAATCAcgcaaagaaagagaaaaacatttcaacagaaCATCCCCCCACATGCTCTACATACCTGAAGGGTCTCCTGGAACATGGGGTACAAATCCTCTCATGGTGCTTTCATGTGCCCTTGGGTCCTGTGCACTTGGGACCACTAAGGAGAAAGTACATTGATTAAATACACGCAAGCACAAACAATCAAACCAAAAGAGTGGCAAAGTGGTTCAGATTTGACTCACTTTGTGCTCCAGGGCAGGGCTGTGAGTTGCATGCCTCCACTGAGACGGGTCTGCTAGCTGTTCCACACCGGGCCTCTGGGTAGGGGTTCAAATCTGTATCAAAACAGCCCACTTTCCTCTCCCTCACGCCACCACCACAGCTTCTAGTGCACTGCAGAGACAGGGCAGGAGAGGCTAAATGATGTGGAGATAAAGGAGAGGTGAAAGTTTTCTTCCCAGTCCACAacactctttttttattgttgctcCATTTCACCTACCAGTCCGTAGTCAGTCACGTGCCACGAGACGTGTGTGTGGCAGGCAGGTCTGCGGCATATCTGGACAGAAGGAGGTCTTGCCAGTCCACTACAGGTATGGTCAGCCAGACGTTCACCTCCTGGCCCAGCACAGATCACCTCCCTCGTCTGCTGGCCTTCCCCACAAGTCACTGAGCACTGACCATCATATGCAGATAAGATACTCAAATTTGATCAGTCGCACAACAAactaaaaagacatttaaacattaatagGTAACTACCAATGTTGATACCTTAGCATAATGATAATAGATGAATGTTGGTAGCCTCTATGTTGGCTGATGTGAATGTTAAGTTATCAGCCGTGAGGTACAAACCACACTGAAGCTGGAGACACTGTACTCAGCAGCACAGGGATGCATGTTGCAGGCCTGCTGGCTCTGTGGCTTCGGCAGGCGCTGGGTAATGCAGTAAGACTCATCCACCACACGGGGGTTGGCTGGGTCCTGAACCCGACACTCCACCCTGCGATACTGCATGCCTCCATTGCAGGTGGCAGAGCACTGGCCATAGACACCCGTTTTGTAGATGTATGTGAGTGTCTCTCTTGGG
The DNA window shown above is from Enoplosus armatus isolate fEnoArm2 chromosome 19, fEnoArm2.hap1, whole genome shotgun sequence and carries:
- the erh gene encoding enhancer of rudimentary homolog, producing MSHTILLVQPTKRPEGRTYADYESVNECMEGVCKMYEEHLKRMNPNSPSITYDISQLFDFIDDLADLSCLVYRADTQTYQPYNKDWIKEKIYVLLRRQAQQAAK
- the paplnb gene encoding papilin b, proteoglycan-like sulfated glycoprotein, giving the protein MNILQVLGLLQLLAVPAFTLTRPTHDYWGEFGAYGPCSRTCGTGVAMRTRKCITSRTDRGHNCVGSSKSYRTCNIQECPAGARDFREEQCSQFDRADFQSKHHTWVPYYGASNPCELHCVPRGENFFYRHRPAVVDGTPCYVGRTDICVDGICRLLIHGEFMGLDGDTNSVHSAAPVAVAPHPRETLTYIYKTGVYGQCSATCNGGMQYRRVECRVQDPANPRVVDESYCITQRLPKPQSQQACNMHPCAAEYSVSSFSVCSVTCGEGQQTREVICAGPGGERLADHTCSGLARPPSVQICRRPACHTHVSWHVTDYGLCTRSCGGGVRERKVGCFDTDLNPYPEARCGTASRPVSVEACNSQPCPGAQMVPSAQDPRAHESTMRGFVPHVPGDPSASRPHTDIRYEPYPSVIGPHCAQSFYGCCPDGHTSATGPRNEGCSQDDCVRTRYGCCLDGVTPAQGFGRAGCPEYQTTDALPPAPPSTSNVCSLPRDEGPCDTWKVRFYYDSGPGKCTEFWYGNCQGNANNFVSLEACQRECGGVVREPPPAPRRGTPRRGSPRGTLRARA